From Coregonus clupeaformis isolate EN_2021a chromosome 2, ASM2061545v1, whole genome shotgun sequence:
AAGAGGCGCTTTCATGTTCTCCACGGAGAGGTGCGGCTGAGGCCTGAAAAAGTCAGCAAACTCATCATAGCCTGTGCAATATTACACAATATTTGCAAGGTTAGACAGATTGCAGAACCTCTGGAGGATggcgatgaggatgaggatggagaCAACGATGAGGATGGTGGTGAAGAAGATATTCACATTCCACAGGGGAACCTAGCCCAGAGTGGACTGCCTTACAGGGCAAACTTCACAAATTTACATTTCAGGCAAGCTGTAGCCCCATGTCATTTGAGAACTTGTGATGGTATTAAGAACTACCACAGTTTTACTGCACATCACCTGCAACTGTTAAATGCAAGACACAGAACACAATCTCTAAATGGTTTATTTTTAGGTGTTCAATTTTAAGGCGGTAGTACTCCTCCTGAAGGGAAaggacttttttttgttgttcaaaCACATCAATTGTGAGTTGCAATCTTCTCTCCTGCAGGGATGCTGACGGAGCAGGTGCTGCGGATGGGAATGGTGTTTGATCCGCCGGGCTATCCTGAGTAGCAGCTGCAGATGGTTCAGGCGGCAAACTTGATGGGCCCGGTTCTTGTGATGGCTCCATGCTACAGAAATACATAGGCCTAGTTTAATTATTgttttgattaaattaatttaatacaATGAGCATGGATAACACATGAAATGGCTTCTGCAATGAATAAACACTGTTGATATGAATAACCCTGTGTCCTACCTTTGCTGCATTTCAAGGGCCTGCATCATTGACGTGTCAATGCCTGTTGGCAGCCCGGTGACACTGACCTCAGAGTGTCCCAGGACTTGAAAGACAGTGTCGGCCACCTGGGACAGCCGCTTTGCAGGTGGTCCACCCCCTAGAAAGAAACAGTCAATGAACACAGTACTTAGGCATGTAAATTAACTTTGCCAGCAGGAGCAAATTGCCAGATTATGTGGTAGGCCATAGTATTTTGCTCACCTGTGAGTGAGGATTCCCGCTTGTGTGCTGCAATCTCATCTTTTGCC
This genomic window contains:
- the LOC123492719 gene encoding uncharacterized protein LOC123492719 translates to MLRGKFGPTVTSQGKRRAWDTISQTINASFPLVVRTGDDCEKRWYVLQSKAKDEIAAHKRESSLTGGGPPAKRLSQVADTVFQVLGHSEVSVTGLPTGIDTSMMQALEMQQSMEPSQEPGPSSLPPEPSAAATQDSPADQTPFPSAAPAPSASLQERRLQLTIDVFEQQKKVLSLQEEYYRLKIEHLKINHLEIVFCVLHLTVAGDVQ